GACCGCAGCTTCAGTATCCTCGTTCATCGTACTTCATTATTGTGCTCATCAAGCAAAAACACTGCCTTTTTCTGAAATGTGCTAAGATAACcacaatgtaaatacacacagattTCTCATGTATGTGAgcggccgtgtgtgtgtgtgtgtgtgtgttttaatatttttttttatatctcacaCTTTTGATATCTCACagttgtgagtttatatcttgcagttCAGATTAGTGAGATAAAATCCCAATTATTGTTATAAATCCGGGGCCTGTTCCACAAAACAAGTTTACTTACTTTATTCTGAACCAAATGAACTGACAGCAAGTGAGTAAGTCGGCTTATTTGGTAACTTAGTTTCATGAAAGAAGCGTGTGGTGGTGTAGACTATCCTGTTGTTGGACGATTATTAGTATCATTATAGTTATCGTTCTTTAAAGATGTTACGAATGAGCGGCGATTTAAAGCGCCGGGGTGTTGGGTTTCCTCAGTGAATTTCTCTCAGATATCGTCGATCTGAAGCCTGAAAACATGGAGGACCTGAGTGAGGTGATCACGGTGGCCGAGTTTCACCCTCACCACTGCCACCTGCTGGCCTTCAGCAGCAGCACGGGAACCACGCGCCTCTGCGACATGAGAGCCCGGGCCCTCTGTGACCAACACGCCAAACGTGAGTCTGGATTTCTCGTTTTCCTGGACGAACCAACTCTGCTGGTCTTGCATCAGCATTCCTTTCAACCATAAGCATGAACTGCCCCTGAAGTGCTGTTTCAAGACTTACAAGGGTGTTGATTACACTAAAAAAGGCGGTTTACTTGTTATAGCATTAATGTCTTgatagtttgtttttatatcgtAATGCCGCGTCCATTAGTGTTTGAAGAAGCAGTGGATCCTTCCCGCCGCTCGTTCTTCTCAGAGATCGTGTCCTCGGTGTCGGATGTGAAGTTCAGTCACAGCGGCCGCTACCTGCTCACCAGAGATTACCTCACCGTTAAAGTCTGGGACCTCAACATGGAAAATAAACCAGTGGAAACGTACCAGGTCTCTCAGCTATGCACAAACTTTAATATGGTTATATAAGAAGTTTGACTGCATGTATCATGTACTAATCATGACTAACCTTAATGTTTTGCTCCAGAATTCTCACGTTTGCTTGCTGTTTTAGGTCCACGACTACTTGCGAACCAAACTGTGCTCTTTGTACGAAAGCGATTGTATTTTTGACAAGTTCGAATGTGCCTGGAACGGAACGGACAGGTGAGGCCAGTCTCCCTCAAAACATCACCTTTGACCTCTCAAACACGACCCGAGCAGCTCCAGCTGCCCCGCGTCTTGCTTTCCCTCTCAACCCCTCTCTTCCTCTGCAGCGTGATCATGACAGGCGCCTACAACAACTACTTCCGGATGTTCGACCGGGCGAGCCGGCGCGACGTGACTCTGGAGGCCAGCCGGGAGGTGTGCAAGCGGCGGGCCGTCCTGCAGCCCAGGCGGGTGTGCGTGGGCAAGAAGCGCAAAGAGACGGACGTCAGCGTCGACAGCCTGGACTTCAGGAAGAAAATCCTCCACACCGCCTGGCATCCCAAAGAAAACATCATCGCCATCGCAGCCAGCAACAACCTGTACATCTTTCAGGACAGACTGACGCCCAACGGACATCACAACACGCCCGAAATACAGAGCGCGCCTCCCAAGACCCAATACTAAACTCGTCTCGTTTCTCGCCACCTTTATGATCACACACAACAGTCTCGTGAACTATTAAGAAGACTGAACAATGCGGGGGCCGTACGGCTCCGGATGAGAATGTATCGCATGGCATGCAGTATGGGGTTGGATCATGTTTACTTACCCCGAACCCATTCGGATCGCACATGCATGTTTACAAAGCTGCTGAAACAGGGCTTATTTTATCAGTGACGATTGTAAACGAATCAGATGCTTCGTAACGCTCTGCAGTTGCTTGTGTAGAATTAAGTGTCCGTTCGTTCTTCTCAGGCTCCAGTTTTCTTTGGTTCGACAAACCGCTCAGGGACTCTCTAAGGCCTCTTCTTATGTTCGGCGGCAAAAACGCGGCGAAACGAAATCCAGAACAAGCATGGGACAGGAATGCGGGATTTACGGAGGTCTGCTGAGAGACGCCGCTGGAAGGAAAGCAGCACGCGCAGCTCGACGTGTAAAGAGCATCCGCAGGCGCTTGCTAGCTAGTGCACTGGTTTGACCATTTTCTCTTGTGTTAAAGTAGATCAGCCAAAAGTGGAAAAAGAACCTCCCACCCTCGTGTCGTTGTGAATTTAttgggagaaagagagaagcttagcagaatgttcatgctgctcttttccgcACAACGTAAACATTCAGTATGGAACGGTGACGAAACCGGGCAAGGTGCAATGATGTTAAACCTGATATTTACAAgtgaaaaatttgattttaacgCTGTAGTTGGAGAACTTTTGTGGAGAAATTTACGTTGTAGTCGCAGATCCTTCTTCCATATCGTAATGTACGTTGAAACGAATGATCGAATAGTCGAACTAAATATAGGGCGAGAATTGTTTCTGTGCGCATCGCAAGTgattcaaatacacaaaaaaaattggtaacttacaatttttatatatatctaaacaTGATGGTAAATGCATGCACAAGCATGTCTGTATTcagtatatttcatatatatatatatatatatatatatatatatatatatatatatatatatatacataatagaaattatattaatataaatgtatatatgtaaaaattgtatatgtatttatatatacataatacacagtatacacacatattatgtaaacaaaaacttattttcaaTCGTTTGACAGTATTTTTgacaacatatatataatacataatatatctgtgcactgtatatttatgtttataaatacacacatacgcgtacatatatatatttaaatatgtacatttatgacTATATAAACTTCTTAAATATACACGTGTATTTGTATACTtgtatacatacaaatacatatgcAAACGCAAACTTTTATTTCGAATGCGATCAGTCAGAATGAATCGATTTTTCAGCACTATATACACACGCTTTATTAAAAGCCTTTTGTAGCTAGAATTTTGAACATTCTTCTGAATTTCTCAGTTTTCtctaagttttttttaacaacgcGAGGGTGAGAAATTGACAAAATTGGGTGGAAAAAATCCTTTAATACAAACAGCGAGCTGGATCCCAGCTTTGAGGTAAAATCCCAGATCCCCTGTTATGAAGTATATTCAGCATGATGCCTGGTTGGTAACTTTTGATCTGCATATTACAGAAGTAACCTCCACAAGAGGGCGCTCACAGTGATTGTGTTTATATCCTGAAACGGGTTCAAATACAAACGAAACCTGAACTGAACCTGAACTGAACCTGCACTCATTTCTCTTGTCCCGGCACCACACCGGCGCGAAAGCAACTCACGGAAACGCCGCCGCGTCGTTTAACTctgacttttttatttcatttaaaataattcatacaaatgcatacagtcacaaacatttctttttggattctgttttaacaaaaaatattaatatctcatagtatatatagtatgtatattGCTAGCCTACCACTTTACCAGGAAGGAAACTATGTAGGCGATGGAGAGCTGCAACTATCCCGGCGTCCTCGAAAAAACACGGTACAATCAAGTCACACACAAACGGGCAAGCATTACGCCAGCTTTGCACAAGAcgaattgtttttttgtttttttttctcgattTCGTTCAAAAACtgaacttttctgttttctttttaaccttTAACACATGAAGTAATACAtgctccaaaaataaaaacatactgagTGTAGTTCTTTAAAGTACTGTACTGAATTTGGACTACAAAAAGACAAATGGGTACAAAAAACAATGCACTAtgtggtttaatttaaaaaggaagGGAAGGGGGGGGGAAATAAATTTTCCTGAGAGGGTGTGCAAATCCCGCCTCTTTCGGGGCTTTTAAAAATCGAACGAGCAAAACTAATATGCTTTTTGTTATCGTATCTATAATCAGGTGGTGGGATGCCTCCCTTAATGCGGTTTcggtattttttttctcatctacAAACCATTGATCATGTCCTAAAAACTGTACACAAACAGGTTACATTCATGTAATAGctactgttgtttttaacaatGAAACCCATTAGACAGACAAAAATAACAGATAAAAGATCGCCCACTGCACTTGGACAGACTACAATCTAAAACAGCAGGATTTTGCATCAGGGAGAAGTTTGAAATCcgtaagattttctttttttttgttgttgttgttgttgttttttcccacTAGATACTTCAAAGAGCGCAGTCCACCGCCTTCAGTCAAAGAGCTGGCTACTTTGGAGTCGTGGGTGTTTTTAAGTGGCTGGTTCTGAGCCCGGGAGCCTGTTTCCGCTCCTCTTCTTTGGGGTAAAGAAGGACCAGGAGAGTTCTATAGTGGTACGGAGAGACCTTTGAAAAGGGGGCTACAACTGTTCGTTGGGGTGCTGCTCTCTATCGGGTTCGGCTTTGCCGGTTTGGCCGGGTGACGGGGCGTGCGGAGGGTGGGCTGCGGTGGGCAGGCTGTGGGTGATGGGCACGGTGCTTGGCATGATGCCCTCcactggaggaggcagacccccTGAAGCCAGGCTCACTACGCTCGGGGGGTACCTGGGGAGGAGGGAGAACATTAGGGTCAGAGTTTCAGGGTCAGAGACCCCTGTAGCACAGCGACGGCCCCTACGGTACAGCCATCCAAGCCTCTATTAGGCTAAAATCTTGGATTGAAGGGTTACTTCCAGCTTTAAAATCTGACTGGATGAGCCACCTTTAAATATCATGATGTGATGCATCATATTCTACGATCTCAGTTGAATACATTTGGGGTCAGTTAAATTCATCAACAGCGAtggtaaacatatttttaaaaaaatatgtaaaatcaTAAATGCTGTTGAACCCTGAACCCTTATATTAGCTTagcatacattttgttttaaaatatatttaaaaaagacaacGGTTATTCAAAAGTGTGATAGTAGTTCgttattgcaatgttttacggtattttaaattaaataattggtgagcataagagatataaattaaattagacataaataaaaaaatgctacaaatacatattacaataatatatatatatatatatatacacatattagtgatgtcaaatgattaattgtgatgaatcacatacaaaatagtatatgtttacagaatatatgtgtgtgtactgtgcatatttattttattaagtacaaacgcatgtatatatatagttaagaaAAATACGTAATgtgtatacattaaatatatgaatataaatatataggtgtaaaggttttaaaaatacatactgtgtgtgcttttatatatatacgtatacagaaatatacacagtacacaaacatactacatagttatatatatatgtatatatatatatatatatttattaatttttttttaaagaatattaacATCTTGTTAATACagattttttgtgtttgtgtcttttataAGC
The genomic region above belongs to Puntigrus tetrazona isolate hp1 chromosome 14, ASM1883169v1, whole genome shotgun sequence and contains:
- the ppp2r2cb gene encoding serine/threonine-protein phosphatase 2A 55 kDa regulatory subunit B beta isoform, producing the protein MLSPVLCSDLAALEPEYTEADVISTVEFNQTGEFLATGDKGGRVVIFQREPQGEYNVYSTFQSHEPEFDYLKSLEIEEKINKIRWLPPHNPAHFLLATNDKTIKLWKVSERDKRAEGYNLRDEEGRLKDLSTITTLQVPVLRPMDLLVEASPRRVFANAHAYHINSISVNSDCETYLSADDLRINLWHLNITDRSFNIVDLKPENMEDLSEVITVAEFHPHHCHLLAFSSSTGTTRLCDMRARALCDQHAKLFEEAVDPSRRSFFSEIVSSVSDVKFSHSGRYLLTRDYLTVKVWDLNMENKPVETYQVHDYLRTKLCSLYESDCIFDKFECAWNGTDSVIMTGAYNNYFRMFDRASRRDVTLEASREVCKRRAVLQPRRVCVGKKRKETDVSVDSLDFRKKILHTAWHPKENIIAIAASNNLYIFQDRLTPNGHHNTPEIQSAPPKTQY